A genomic window from Candidatus Poribacteria bacterium includes:
- a CDS encoding DUF1611 domain-containing protein, whose amino-acid sequence MAQQLNPKEHKMVILAEGSFGILESKAATVLVRYHTENVVAVIDSEQAGKDVSEVIEIGEGIPVLSSLAEAMELNPTMLAIGIAPPGGELPEPWITILKEAIGHGLHIMSGLHWFLSDDPQLADLAKRNNVTLWDVRKPPADLPIATCKADEVDQTVILTVGSDCRIGKMVTAIELAETARNRGVDAEFCATGQNGIMISGWGIAIDAVVSDFTAGASEEIVLEGATKARDLLIVEGQGSLVHPGYSGVTLSLLHGSMPDAIIFCHQPSRKIVARYTVPLPPVPELIRQYEMLANPIKPAKVIGIGLNCFDLTEEEAHQAVEDTERETGLPATDVIRFGADKLVDAIQKLQSM is encoded by the coding sequence ATGGCACAACAACTCAATCCCAAAGAACATAAAATGGTCATTCTCGCCGAAGGTTCCTTCGGTATCCTTGAATCAAAAGCTGCGACAGTATTGGTGCGCTACCATACCGAGAACGTCGTTGCTGTTATTGACAGTGAACAAGCCGGGAAAGATGTCAGCGAAGTCATTGAAATTGGAGAAGGGATTCCGGTACTTAGCAGCCTTGCGGAAGCGATGGAATTGAACCCAACGATGCTCGCCATCGGAATCGCGCCGCCGGGGGGTGAATTGCCTGAACCGTGGATAACGATTCTGAAAGAAGCTATCGGACATGGGCTGCATATCATGAGTGGACTCCACTGGTTCCTGAGTGATGATCCACAACTTGCCGACCTCGCCAAACGTAACAACGTCACGCTGTGGGATGTGCGTAAACCGCCAGCAGACCTTCCTATTGCTACTTGTAAAGCGGACGAAGTAGATCAAACGGTTATCCTGACCGTCGGATCAGATTGTCGAATCGGCAAGATGGTGACAGCGATCGAACTTGCAGAGACAGCGAGAAATCGGGGTGTAGACGCCGAATTTTGTGCGACCGGCCAGAACGGCATCATGATCTCTGGTTGGGGGATCGCCATTGACGCGGTGGTGTCGGATTTCACAGCGGGTGCGTCGGAGGAAATCGTCCTTGAAGGGGCAACGAAGGCGCGTGACCTCCTGATTGTCGAGGGACAGGGATCGCTGGTGCACCCCGGCTATTCGGGCGTTACGTTGAGTCTCCTGCACGGCTCGATGCCCGATGCAATAATCTTCTGCCATCAACCCTCACGAAAAATTGTCGCCCGGTACACTGTACCACTTCCGCCTGTGCCGGAATTGATCCGTCAATATGAGATGCTCGCCAATCCCATTAAACCTGCCAAAGTTATTGGGATTGGTCTCAACTGTTTTGATCTCACCGAAGAAGAAGCCCATCAAGCCGTTGAAGACACAGAGCGAGAGACAGGTTTACCCGCCACGGATGTTATCCGTTTTGGAGCGGATAAGCTGGTTGATGCGATCCAGAAACTTCAATCAATGTAG
- a CDS encoding Rpn family recombination-promoting nuclease/putative transposase, with translation MFRQLLETFVNQEWVNQLDFSTCETLDKSFISQHYQETESDLIYKVQLLNHEVYIYILIEFQSTVDPFMALRVLNYITNFYMDYIANHKQVRKLPAVFPIVLYNGEDRWTAPINLSDLIEQTPSLGAFTLAFRYFLIAENQYSQQALLKIRNIVSTLFLAESHYDVDVLETELLNLFSSGADKGAVSLFLNWFKQLALHGRIATEDYESLETIYRNEEEVKTMLITALKKEKQQIYHNGRIKGKREGHVEGKREGRVEGKIEAAQAMLTKEMGIDLIAEITGLPQAQLLQLKAELTAQDRSH, from the coding sequence ATATTTCGGCAACTGCTTGAAACCTTCGTCAACCAAGAATGGGTCAATCAACTCGATTTTTCGACTTGTGAAACGCTTGATAAATCATTCATCTCTCAACACTACCAAGAAACCGAGAGTGACTTGATTTACAAAGTCCAGTTGCTTAACCATGAGGTTTATATTTATATCCTCATTGAGTTTCAATCTACCGTTGATCCGTTCATGGCGTTACGGGTACTCAACTACATCACCAACTTCTACATGGACTATATTGCCAATCACAAACAGGTCAGAAAACTACCCGCGGTCTTTCCTATCGTGCTATACAATGGAGAGGACCGCTGGACAGCACCAATTAACCTTTCCGATTTAATTGAACAAACGCCGTCATTGGGTGCGTTTACGTTAGCTTTTCGATACTTCTTAATTGCTGAAAACCAATATAGCCAACAAGCTCTACTAAAAATCCGAAACATCGTCTCCACACTGTTTTTGGCAGAATCGCATTATGATGTGGATGTACTGGAGACAGAATTGCTGAATCTGTTCTCATCGGGGGCAGACAAGGGGGCAGTCAGTCTATTCTTAAACTGGTTCAAGCAGTTGGCACTCCACGGACGGATTGCGACTGAGGATTATGAGTCACTAGAAACCATCTATCGAAACGAAGAGGAGGTAAAGACCATGTTAATCACGGCGTTAAAAAAAGAGAAGCAACAAATCTATCATAACGGTCGTATCAAAGGCAAAAGAGAAGGACACGTCGAAGGCAAGAGAGAAGGACGCGTCGAAGGCAAAATTGAGGCCGCACAAGCGATGCTTACCAAGGAAATGGGGATTGACCTCATCGCTGAAATTACAGGGCTTCCCCAAGCACAACTCTTGCAACTAAAAGCCGAACTTACTGCCCAAGACAGGTCGCATTAA
- the lysA gene encoding diaminopimelate decarboxylase — MSFHFKDGYLYCEQLKIKAIQEQIPESPFYLYSLTQITENYKAYETALEGIESIIGYAIKANNNLTILKHLRESGSGAVLVSGNELRIALAAGFDPKRTVLNGNGKTIAELILAAEHGVMINIDSEFDLEHVREAAKEVGKVADVLIRINPDVDPQVHAYVSTGIKNSKFGIRNERLHWFLDQIKAESLLNLVGVHCHLGSTIKKVRIFRDATILMMEFIEKIRDTGFDLRYLNIGGGLGIDYEKTGESIPTPSHLIDSIRDVLTDDIGLIIEPGRSIIGNSAVLVNRVTGVKTNGNKHFIVIDGSMAELIRPSLYDAYQHIDFIEPVDGEVVTYDVVGPVCESADFLGQDRALPTPHEGAGLVVHDAGAYCYAMSSNYNLKMRPPEYLVDNDRLIQIRRSETFEEHMQLFEV; from the coding sequence ATGAGTTTTCACTTCAAAGATGGCTATCTTTACTGTGAACAATTAAAGATTAAAGCCATTCAAGAACAGATTCCAGAGAGCCCGTTTTACCTCTATAGTCTCACTCAAATAACAGAGAATTATAAGGCTTATGAAACCGCACTGGAAGGTATTGAGTCAATCATCGGTTACGCCATTAAAGCAAACAACAACCTGACAATCCTCAAACATCTACGTGAGTCGGGAAGTGGTGCGGTGCTAGTGAGTGGGAATGAACTGAGGATTGCGCTGGCGGCGGGCTTTGATCCCAAGCGCACCGTGCTGAACGGAAACGGCAAAACAATCGCAGAATTGATCCTTGCAGCGGAACACGGCGTGATGATCAATATTGACAGCGAATTTGATCTGGAGCATGTTCGAGAGGCTGCCAAGGAGGTTGGCAAAGTCGCTGATGTCCTCATCCGCATTAACCCCGACGTTGACCCGCAAGTCCACGCCTATGTCTCAACGGGAATCAAGAACTCTAAGTTTGGCATCCGAAATGAACGGCTGCACTGGTTTCTTGATCAGATAAAAGCCGAATCGCTTCTCAACCTTGTCGGCGTGCATTGTCATCTCGGATCAACGATCAAGAAGGTACGAATCTTCCGCGACGCTACTATTTTGATGATGGAGTTCATCGAAAAGATTCGAGATACCGGATTCGATTTGAGATATCTGAATATCGGTGGCGGGTTGGGTATTGACTACGAAAAAACGGGTGAATCAATTCCAACGCCTTCCCATCTCATTGATTCGATTAGGGATGTGTTGACCGATGACATCGGATTGATCATCGAGCCGGGCAGATCAATTATTGGGAATTCAGCGGTGCTTGTCAATCGGGTCACCGGCGTGAAAACAAACGGTAACAAGCATTTTATCGTGATTGACGGAAGCATGGCGGAACTCATCCGACCGAGCCTATACGATGCCTATCAGCATATCGACTTTATTGAACCCGTTGATGGCGAAGTCGTAACCTATGATGTTGTGGGACCCGTCTGTGAATCGGCGGACTTTCTCGGTCAAGATCGGGCACTCCCAACGCCGCACGAAGGTGCAGGGCTTGTCGTCCACGATGCTGGAGCGTACTGCTACGCGATGAGTTCAAACTATAACCTCAAAATGCGCCCTCCGGAATATCTCGTTGATAACGATCGCTTAATCCAAATCCGTCGTTCAGAGACGTTTGAAGAGCACATGCAGTTATTTGAAGTATAA
- the clpB gene encoding ATP-dependent chaperone ClpB, whose product MRIDKFTQKGQEALLEAQNLAQKYNHPAVKPEHLLKVLVEQEGGVVPSVLKQIGVDTDTLGQRIDETLDRMPRATGASVQVGMAQDIVSILDAAETIVDKMKDDYTSTEHILLAMVQARASTVRELLATFGVNEQSIMDALMGIRGSQRVSSPTPEDQYEALVKYGRDLTQEARKGKLDPVIGRDEEIRRTIQILNRRTKNNPVLIGEPGVGKTAVVEGLAQRIVRGDVPLGLKDKRLVVLDLGALVAGAKYRGEFEERLKAVLQEIQNAEGQILLFIDEMHTLVGAGAAEGAMDASNMLKPMLARGELHAIGATTLDEYRKHIEKDAALERRFQPVYVDEPSVEDTISILRGLKERYEVHHGVRITDSAAISAATLSHRYISDRFLPDKAIDLVDEAASRLRTEIDSKPAELDTVDREVMQLQIEREALKKEKDAGSKERLTKIEEQLANLEEKSTQLSVRWQAETSAIEKVRGIREQIDQVNQQIEEAERQTDLQRAAELRYGHLRQLENDLANAEAALVQLQGDGALLKEEVDSEDIAAIISKWTGIPASKLLEGEIEKLVQMEKRLHNRIVGQDGPVDAVARAIRRSRSGLQDPNRPIGSFIFLGPTGVGKTELARALAEFLFDDEQNLVRIDMSEYQEQHTVARLIGAPPGYVGYDEGGQLTEAIRRRPYSVVLFDEIEKAHPEVFNVLLQVLDDGRLTDGQGRTVDFRNTVIIMTSNIGSDSILNITDDKAMRERVTFALREHFRPEFLNRIDEVVFFHRLESEHIRQIAEIQLGNVRELLAKRDISIEMTDAAADLLIQEGYDPAYGARPLKRVIQQRVIDPLAMQVIQNEVRDDDYLFVDAKEDELTFTVTEPAAVNKIAAD is encoded by the coding sequence ATGCGCATTGACAAATTTACACAAAAGGGTCAAGAGGCACTTCTAGAGGCGCAGAATTTGGCACAGAAGTACAATCACCCGGCGGTCAAACCGGAGCATCTGCTCAAAGTGCTAGTTGAGCAAGAGGGCGGAGTCGTGCCATCTGTTCTCAAACAGATTGGCGTGGATACCGATACGCTGGGACAGCGGATTGATGAGACGTTGGATCGTATGCCACGTGCCACGGGTGCATCGGTTCAAGTTGGAATGGCTCAGGACATCGTCAGTATTCTCGACGCGGCAGAAACAATCGTCGATAAGATGAAGGACGATTACACGTCTACCGAACATATTCTGCTGGCGATGGTGCAGGCGAGGGCATCTACAGTCCGCGAACTGTTAGCCACCTTCGGCGTGAACGAACAGAGCATCATGGACGCCCTGATGGGTATCCGTGGCTCTCAACGGGTCAGCAGCCCAACACCCGAAGACCAGTATGAAGCGTTGGTCAAATACGGTCGTGACCTGACACAGGAGGCTCGTAAAGGGAAACTCGATCCCGTGATTGGGCGGGACGAAGAGATTCGACGCACGATTCAGATTCTGAACCGGCGCACGAAAAACAACCCGGTACTTATTGGTGAGCCGGGCGTGGGTAAAACTGCTGTCGTTGAGGGGCTTGCACAACGAATCGTGCGAGGCGATGTACCGCTCGGGCTTAAAGACAAACGGCTTGTTGTGCTTGACCTGGGTGCATTGGTCGCCGGCGCAAAATATCGTGGTGAGTTTGAGGAGCGTCTGAAGGCGGTGCTGCAAGAAATTCAGAATGCTGAAGGACAGATTCTCCTCTTTATCGACGAGATGCACACCCTTGTCGGCGCAGGGGCAGCCGAAGGTGCGATGGATGCGTCCAACATGCTCAAGCCGATGCTAGCGCGCGGTGAACTCCACGCCATCGGTGCAACCACGCTCGACGAATACCGCAAACATATCGAAAAAGATGCTGCGCTCGAACGTCGTTTCCAGCCGGTCTACGTCGATGAACCTTCCGTTGAGGATACCATCAGCATCTTGCGCGGTCTCAAGGAGCGATACGAAGTCCATCACGGTGTCCGTATCACTGATAGCGCAGCGATCTCCGCTGCGACCTTGAGCCACCGCTATATCAGCGATCGTTTTCTGCCGGACAAAGCGATCGACCTTGTGGACGAGGCTGCGAGCCGACTCCGCACCGAGATTGATAGCAAACCGGCGGAATTGGACACAGTTGACCGAGAGGTCATGCAGCTGCAGATCGAACGGGAAGCCTTAAAAAAAGAGAAGGATGCAGGCAGCAAAGAACGGTTGACAAAAATCGAAGAACAACTCGCCAACCTCGAAGAGAAAAGCACACAGCTGTCCGTCCGTTGGCAGGCTGAGACGAGTGCTATTGAGAAGGTACGCGGTATTCGTGAGCAGATTGACCAAGTCAACCAGCAAATCGAGGAAGCGGAGCGTCAGACAGATCTGCAGCGAGCCGCCGAACTCCGCTACGGTCATCTCCGTCAGTTAGAGAATGATCTTGCTAACGCCGAAGCAGCACTCGTACAACTTCAGGGTGATGGTGCCCTGCTAAAGGAAGAGGTAGATTCCGAAGACATCGCCGCCATTATCAGTAAGTGGACAGGAATTCCGGCGAGTAAACTGCTAGAAGGTGAGATCGAAAAACTGGTGCAGATGGAGAAACGGCTGCATAACAGAATCGTCGGGCAGGACGGTCCTGTCGATGCGGTGGCGCGGGCGATCAGGCGCAGTCGTTCTGGCTTACAAGACCCAAATCGTCCGATTGGTTCGTTTATCTTCTTGGGACCGACGGGTGTGGGTAAAACTGAACTCGCCCGTGCGTTAGCCGAATTCCTATTCGATGACGAGCAGAACCTGGTGCGGATCGACATGAGCGAGTATCAGGAACAACACACCGTGGCACGCTTAATCGGCGCACCGCCAGGCTATGTGGGGTACGACGAGGGCGGTCAGTTGACCGAAGCTATCCGACGCCGTCCCTACAGTGTTGTGCTGTTCGACGAAATTGAGAAGGCACACCCGGAGGTGTTCAACGTCTTGCTACAGGTGCTTGATGATGGTCGGCTCACCGACGGTCAAGGTCGTACCGTTGATTTCCGCAATACGGTCATCATCATGACCAGCAACATCGGCAGCGATTCGATCCTCAACATTACGGATGATAAAGCGATGCGTGAGCGGGTGACCTTTGCGCTTCGTGAGCATTTCCGTCCGGAGTTTCTGAACCGGATTGACGAGGTGGTGTTTTTCCATCGCCTGGAAAGCGAACACATCCGTCAAATTGCAGAAATTCAACTTGGCAACGTTCGTGAGTTGCTAGCCAAACGAGACATCTCGATCGAGATGACAGATGCTGCGGCAGATCTCCTTATTCAAGAGGGCTACGACCCCGCTTACGGCGCACGTCCCCTCAAGCGTGTGATTCAGCAGCGCGTCATTGATCCGCTAGCGATGCAGGTTATCCAGAACGAGGTGCGTGATGATGACTATCTGTTCGTTGATGCGAAGGAGGATGAACTGACATTCACGGTGACTGAACCGGCTGCGGTAAATAAGATCGCTGCGGATTGA
- a CDS encoding exo-alpha-sialidase, whose translation MKTTISNMEIAANMFLKNLLPNASFELDFGDTVPTNWGDTQNELALQLHLDLNPDEIGITQVPQVSPRSEATDETVDGKRAARVETEPALNSDETGESGSAVGHLLSPMVGVAPCKPYTISVYARSDDASAKLEIGLWTRPVDFTQSPDSLSYAVLLSTEWQRFTFTCCTDELEERAVVDFKVTTAKAGAVVWFDAVQLEPGSKATEFQTHRNVEVAIASSPESRPSQGRRDSSLIHLNDGPLKLSLTTYNHTDEAVNQPITLEIRELVGKRVIYTHTFVAPILPGRNERQLSLDFPFIGEFYARLIAGDGEQISPEDYIFVNYPAFEETYQGVMYTKHSAVHEIPAERSVLPWTNDRNWYADTQATLVVTNNDTIHAQMSDSHTVMHTRDGGRTWDNLQVTKTVNTVLHDGTFLAVEPEDGRLRVSQSSDQGRTWHPLGQIEASEHPQVGGIEQLRDGSLIIPVGIISSETAAGPLTVHAFRSTDGGRTWSAGSPICPGGEPQILELQSGKLLAFCRNNPRVPPNDLQRPFRNEGPWRLWQRFQGARNLSSYTKRVTLADSDDDGQTWHSQRPATFLLEEMHGGGVQLPDGRVVFLYTHRGPTYRGGERAKVSCDEGQTWRDELYFMTATPSYPGYSGSCVLPPHLADGKPGMILTLVGERSERNWGSEGPATPEGFQYMPRVQAIRWRPIE comes from the coding sequence GTGAAAACTACCATTTCAAACATGGAGATTGCTGCAAATATGTTCTTGAAAAATCTGCTACCTAATGCCAGTTTTGAACTCGACTTCGGTGACACTGTACCGACGAACTGGGGAGACACCCAAAATGAGTTGGCGTTGCAGTTGCACCTCGATCTGAACCCCGATGAAATCGGGATAACTCAGGTACCGCAAGTATCGCCGCGCAGTGAAGCAACGGACGAGACGGTTGATGGCAAACGTGCAGCGCGGGTTGAGACAGAGCCCGCCCTAAACTCCGATGAAACAGGGGAAAGTGGCAGCGCCGTGGGACATCTGCTCTCGCCGATGGTGGGTGTCGCGCCTTGTAAGCCGTATACCATTTCAGTTTATGCGCGGAGCGATGACGCATCGGCAAAACTGGAGATCGGTTTGTGGACGCGTCCAGTGGACTTTACACAGTCCCCCGATTCGCTCAGCTATGCCGTGTTACTCTCAACGGAGTGGCAGCGTTTCACATTTACGTGCTGCACGGACGAACTGGAAGAACGCGCTGTTGTTGACTTCAAGGTCACAACGGCCAAAGCGGGAGCAGTCGTTTGGTTTGATGCCGTACAGTTGGAGCCGGGCTCTAAGGCAACGGAGTTCCAAACACACAGGAACGTCGAGGTAGCGATCGCTAGCAGTCCCGAATCTCGCCCTAGTCAAGGACGGCGGGATAGCTCGCTAATTCACCTCAATGACGGACCACTCAAATTGTCTCTGACGACATACAACCATACAGACGAAGCGGTCAACCAACCGATCACGCTGGAGATCCGAGAGCTTGTTGGAAAACGCGTAATCTATACCCACACATTTGTCGCCCCAATTCTCCCCGGCAGAAATGAGCGGCAACTCTCGCTTGACTTTCCGTTCATCGGTGAGTTCTACGCCCGGCTTATCGCTGGGGATGGCGAGCAGATTAGTCCGGAGGATTACATTTTCGTCAACTACCCGGCCTTCGAGGAAACGTATCAGGGAGTGATGTACACAAAACATAGCGCCGTACATGAAATACCGGCGGAGCGGAGCGTGCTGCCGTGGACCAATGATCGGAACTGGTATGCTGACACGCAAGCGACGCTAGTCGTTACCAACAATGACACAATCCACGCGCAGATGAGCGATAGTCACACGGTGATGCACACCCGCGACGGCGGTCGAACTTGGGACAATCTACAGGTAACCAAGACAGTGAACACTGTGTTACACGACGGGACGTTTCTAGCGGTGGAACCGGAGGATGGGAGGTTGCGCGTGTCGCAGTCCAGCGATCAGGGGAGGACATGGCACCCGCTCGGACAAATTGAGGCCTCCGAACACCCGCAGGTCGGGGGTATTGAACAGTTACGCGATGGATCGTTGATTATACCGGTCGGTATTATCAGCTCCGAGACGGCAGCGGGTCCACTTACCGTACATGCGTTTCGCTCAACCGATGGGGGCAGGACATGGTCGGCTGGTTCACCAATCTGTCCGGGCGGTGAGCCACAAATTCTTGAATTACAATCGGGAAAGCTGCTCGCTTTCTGCCGTAACAATCCGCGGGTTCCACCTAACGATCTACAACGGCCGTTTCGTAACGAAGGTCCATGGCGGTTGTGGCAGCGGTTTCAGGGTGCTCGCAATCTCTCTTCCTACACGAAGCGTGTCACGTTGGCTGATTCGGATGACGACGGACAGACATGGCATAGTCAGCGTCCGGCGACATTTCTGCTGGAAGAGATGCACGGCGGGGGTGTACAGTTGCCGGACGGACGGGTGGTCTTTCTTTATACGCACCGTGGACCGACGTATCGTGGCGGCGAACGGGCGAAAGTGAGCTGCGATGAAGGACAAACTTGGCGCGATGAGTTATACTTCATGACCGCAACGCCTTCGTATCCGGGTTACTCTGGTAGCTGCGTTTTACCACCCCATCTGGCAGATGGCAAACCGGGGATGATTCTGACGCTTGTCGGTGAGCGATCGGAGCGCAACTGGGGCAGCGAAGGGCCCGCAACACCGGAGGGCTTTCAGTATATGCCGCGCGTCCAAGCAATTCGTTGGCGCCCCATAGAATGA
- a CDS encoding efflux RND transporter periplasmic adaptor subunit: protein MQKKWIIIIVIAVVILVSGGLLLRGQFAKATKEEASNAPAIKTATVERGNIEVTIDATGTIEPLNIVEVSSKASGKILEITVEEGDYVEQDAVIARIETTYVSADLEQAKADFNAAEARLEQSKINIELQKEQTAIQIQQAEEKLAEANKQLEQLKEQIYIEKITNQRQLDDAENSHEMARLRYDLLTSKTVREEEKKRAEASVAQAKANFDLAKKEYERKQKLFEGKYISKSDLDAAETQRNSARAQYNSAVEQAKLVVQPASEAELKLSEAEIKRAAYAVDAAKEQIQKEKYRDMEIEIQQHRVTQAEDALELALANKKQINLKEEELKSSTAQRMRSESALRLAQESYDDTVIRAPISGTVLEKRVEEGQVIVSSFSSGGSRGGAASSEGQVLVTMADLEKVYVATEVDETDIGKVKVGQSVTITVEAYPDQPLQGQVLRIAPQGQVVQNVTTFKVITEITNTRPRGRGRWGRGGGFTDRGDSGFPQGESRGEFTPEQRERFRQMRQQRQEEAAASESTETSNENLAEATPTETPDPWMAMADNFFGGQGGGDWNREETPSEDTDTPFLKPGMNATVEIAATNKRNILVLPNEAILSFGSRKMVRVVGEDGQPGRPQPIEAGVSSFDRTEIISGLNEGQAVAVGGFERRGGGDMERFRRMMGNPASTMRRMQRNAGGGGGRGGR from the coding sequence ATGCAAAAAAAATGGATCATTATCATAGTGATTGCCGTCGTGATTCTCGTGTCCGGCGGCTTGTTGCTGCGCGGACAATTTGCTAAGGCAACCAAGGAGGAAGCCAGCAATGCGCCTGCAATCAAGACCGCCACGGTTGAGCGGGGCAATATTGAAGTGACAATTGACGCCACCGGGACCATTGAGCCGCTTAACATTGTTGAAGTGAGCTCCAAAGCCAGCGGTAAAATTTTAGAAATCACCGTTGAAGAAGGGGATTATGTGGAACAGGACGCTGTGATTGCGCGTATCGAAACCACCTATGTTTCAGCGGATCTGGAGCAGGCAAAGGCGGACTTTAACGCCGCCGAAGCACGCCTTGAGCAATCGAAGATTAATATCGAGTTGCAAAAGGAACAAACCGCGATTCAGATTCAACAAGCGGAAGAAAAGTTAGCCGAGGCAAACAAACAGTTGGAACAACTCAAAGAACAGATATACATAGAAAAAATAACCAATCAACGCCAGTTAGACGATGCGGAAAATAGCCACGAGATGGCAAGGTTGCGATACGATCTCCTAACATCTAAAACGGTGCGAGAGGAGGAAAAGAAGCGTGCAGAAGCTAGTGTAGCTCAGGCAAAAGCCAACTTTGACCTTGCCAAAAAGGAATATGAGCGAAAGCAGAAACTTTTCGAGGGAAAATATATCTCAAAATCAGATCTTGACGCCGCTGAAACGCAGCGTAACTCCGCACGAGCGCAATACAACTCGGCTGTGGAGCAAGCCAAGCTAGTGGTACAACCGGCAAGCGAAGCGGAGTTAAAACTCTCAGAGGCTGAGATTAAGAGAGCGGCGTACGCGGTTGATGCAGCAAAAGAACAGATCCAGAAAGAGAAGTATCGGGACATGGAGATAGAGATTCAGCAGCATCGTGTTACACAAGCCGAGGACGCTTTGGAGTTGGCACTTGCTAACAAGAAACAGATCAATCTGAAGGAAGAAGAACTGAAAAGTTCCACTGCGCAACGGATGCGTAGTGAGAGTGCTTTGCGACTCGCACAAGAAAGTTACGACGATACGGTTATCCGCGCCCCCATCTCCGGGACGGTTCTCGAAAAAAGAGTGGAGGAAGGACAGGTAATAGTCTCTAGCTTTAGCAGTGGGGGAAGTAGGGGCGGTGCTGCTTCGTCCGAAGGGCAGGTGCTAGTAACGATGGCAGATCTCGAAAAGGTTTATGTGGCAACGGAGGTTGACGAAACCGATATCGGCAAGGTGAAGGTCGGGCAGTCTGTGACCATCACCGTCGAAGCCTACCCGGACCAGCCGCTGCAAGGGCAGGTGCTTCGCATTGCGCCGCAAGGGCAGGTGGTTCAAAACGTAACGACATTTAAGGTCATCACCGAAATTACGAATACGCGTCCAAGGGGACGAGGGCGTTGGGGGAGAGGCGGTGGATTCACAGATCGCGGTGATAGCGGTTTCCCCCAAGGTGAGAGCAGGGGCGAATTTACGCCGGAGCAGCGAGAACGTTTTCGACAGATGCGTCAGCAGCGACAGGAAGAGGCGGCAGCGTCAGAGAGCACCGAAACGTCCAACGAAAATTTAGCGGAGGCTACCCCCACAGAAACACCCGATCCGTGGATGGCGATGGCGGATAACTTCTTCGGCGGTCAAGGAGGGGGAGATTGGAATCGTGAAGAAACCCCATCGGAAGATACGGATACGCCATTCTTGAAGCCGGGAATGAATGCGACTGTTGAGATTGCTGCCACGAACAAGCGAAATATATTGGTTCTCCCGAATGAGGCGATTCTATCTTTCGGGAGCCGAAAAATGGTCCGTGTCGTCGGCGAAGATGGTCAGCCGGGGCGTCCACAGCCTATTGAGGCAGGCGTGAGTAGTTTCGACAGGACAGAGATCATCTCCGGCTTGAACGAAGGGCAAGCTGTCGCCGTAGGCGGTTTCGAGCGCAGAGGTGGCGGGGACATGGAGCGGTTCAGGCGTATGATGGGAAATCCGGCTTCTACAATGAGACGGATGCAGCGGAACGCCGGCGGCGGTGGCGGAAGAGGAGGCCGGTGA